Proteins encoded by one window of Salvia splendens isolate huo1 chromosome 7, SspV2, whole genome shotgun sequence:
- the LOC121740983 gene encoding flotillin-like protein 4, producing MVMMYKVARASEYLVITGGWIKDMKLTRKSWVLPGQTYTRIDLSPVNYTFEVQAMSAEKLPFILPAVFTIGPRTDDHDSLLKYAKLMSSHDTTSNHVTELVEGVIEGETRVLAASMTMEDIFKGTKQFKQEVFDKVQLELNQFGLLIYNANVKQLVDVQGHEYFSYLGQKIQMEAANQARIDVAEAKMKGEVGAKLRDGQTKQNAAKIDAETKIVSTQRHGEGKKQEFKVETEVMIYQNQQEAMAAEANAQLAMKKAGWAKEAEVAQVESKKAVAIREAELQREVERMNALTTTEKLKADFLTKANVEFETKSQEANSALYAQQKLSEAYLYQKQKESEALKAAAEAELYQRKQKVEGDLYAKKKEAEGLTALAEAQGTYIRAILSAFGGNYAAMRDYLMINGGVFQELAKTNAEAVRGLQPNLSIWTNGDSAATSDAMKEVAGIYKMLPPLLKAVHEQTGMLPPSWMPQLTDQQPIAKN from the coding sequence ATGGTGATGATGTATAAAGTAGCTCGAGCATCGGAATACCTTGTGATAACGGGAGGATGGATCAAGGACATGAAGCTGACTCGGAAGTCGTGGGTGCTTCCTGGGCAAACATACACCCGAATCGACCTATCCCCTGTGAACTACACCTTCGAGGTCCAAGCCATGAGCGCGGAGAAGCTCCCCTTCATCCTCCCGGCCGTGTTCACCATCGGCCCCCGCACAGACGACCACGACAGCCTCCTCAAGTACGCGAAGCTCATGTCCTCCCACGACACCACCTCCAACCACGTGACCGAGCTGGTGGAGGGCGTGATCGAGGGTGAGACCAGGGTTCTGGCTGCCTCCATGACCATGGAGGACATCTTCAAGGGCACCAAGCAGTTCAAGCAAGAGGTGTTCGACAAAGTCCAGCTCGAACTCAACCAGTTCGGCCTCCTCATCTACAACGCCAACGTCAAGCAGCTCGTCGACGTCCAAGGCCACGAGTACTTCTCCTACCTCGGCCAGAAGATCCAGATGGAAGCAGCCAACCAGGCCAGAATTGACGTTGCCGAGGCCAAGATGAAGGGCGAGGTTGGCGCCAAGCTCCGAGATGGCCAGACCAAACAGAATGCTGCCAAGATCGACGCCGAGACCAAGATCGTGTCCACCCAGAGGCACGGAGAAGGCAAGAAACAGGAATTCAAGGTGGAGACCGAGGTCATGATTTACCAGAACCAGCAGGAGGCCATGGCTGCCGAAGCCAACGCCCAACTCGCTATGAAGAAAGCTGGATGGGCCAAGGAGGCTGAAGTGGCGCAGGTGGAGTCCAAGAAAGCAGTGGCCATCCGTGAAGCAGAACTCCAGAGAGAAGTCGAGAGAATGAACGCACTCACAACCACAGAAAAGCTCAAGGCTGATTTCCTCACCAAAGCCAACGTCGAGTTTGAAACCAAGTCGCAGGAAGCCAACTCCGCCTTATACGCCCAACAAAAACTTTCAGAAGCCTATCTCTACCAGAAGCAGAAAGAGTCAGAGGCGCTCAAGGCTGCAGCAGAGGCTGAGTTATATCAACGCAAGCAGAAGGTGGAGGGCGACCTCTACGCCAAGAAGAAGGAAGCCGAAGGCCTCACGGCTCTGGCCGAGGCTCAAGGGACCTACATACGCGCCATTCTCAGTGCATTCGGAGGAAACTATGCGGCCATGAGGGATTATTTGATGATAAATGGGGGAGTCTTTCAAGAACTTGCAAAGACCAATGCTGAGGCCGTGCGCGGACTCCAGCCCAACCTCAGCATCTGGACCAACGGAGACTCTGCTGCTACTAGTGATGCCATGAAGGAAGTTGCTGGGATATATAAGATGCTGCCTCCCTTGCTCAAAGCGGTGCACGAACAAACTGGGATGCTTCCACCCTCATGGATGCCTCAACTAACAGATCAACAACCTATCGCTAAAAACTAG